DNA from Gracilinanus agilis isolate LMUSP501 chromosome 3, AgileGrace, whole genome shotgun sequence:
ttctttctgagttTTTGTTATACTACTCTGTCCTGATTCAGCTTTTATCATCTGTATCATATACACTAACTATGGGATTTTCCCATGATCCCATtttgagtcttctcttttccttaataCACACTCTCCTAGTAATCTTCTCATTTACCATAGATCTAACTATCTTCTTCATACAGATGACCTCTAAATTTCTAGTTCCTCTCTCTAACCTTAGCTTCAGTCCAGCATCACTAATTATCTCTTGTATGTTTCAAACATGGATGTCCtggagacatctcaaactgaacatATCTAAAATtaagctcattatctttccctcaaaacTTTAATTTCCCCAACTTCTCCTTTTCTGTTGAAGGGACAACTATTTTAGCAGTGCCTAGAGTGCATATTCTTGTCATTATTCTATAATATTCACTCTCCTACACTCCACGGACACAATCACCTGTGAAATTTTGTCATCCCTtcctttacaacatctctcaaatCCAACCCTTCTCTACAGTCACAGAGCTATCACTTTAATTCAGTCTCTTATCATTCATCACATAAAGCATTGCAAGAACTTCTTAATTAATTCTTCCTCCCTCAAGCCTTTTCCTGTTTTAGTTTTCATCCTACACACTATAGCTACAGTGATTTTCCTTCCTCAGAAATATATCCATGTGACTCCACTACATAAGCAATTCCAGTGGCTTTCTATTGCCCTAGGACAAAAACAaactaataaacaaacaaaaaaatcccttttAAAGGCTTACCCCACCTGGCCCCAACCTAACTTTCCCATCTCTTTCAATCAATCacttaaacatttgttaagtacctaatatgtCTCAGACACTGCTAAAcaccagggatacaaaaaatagaccctgctttcaaggaacttaaaatataCTGAAGGAGACAATGTGcaaatgaatgtgtgtgtgtgtgtatgtgtgtgtgtgtgtgtgtgtgtgtgtgtgtgtgtatgtgtgtgtgtgtgtgtatgtgtgtgtgtgtgagggtggggaggggataaatagaaaataattaagagagggaagatacTGAAATTAAAAAGGGTTGGAGAATGCTTCCagtaaaagatgaaattttagttggaacttgatGAAAGTCAAGGAGGTTAGTAGTGAGAGAGGATGAAGGAGAACAGTCtgggcatggaggacagccagagaaaattcctgaagctgagaaattaagtgtcgtgtttgtggaacagccaggaaaCCAATGTCACAAGAGAAAAGAATTcttataaagaaataagaaaattaaaaagttagGAGGGGGATGAGTTAGGAAgggttttgaatttttaaaaaatgaacattttatatttgatgctggagGTAATAGGAAAATACTTAATTTTATCGAGTAGGATATTTGTGTGTGATATGATcagatctgcactttaggaaaataactttagtGGTTGACTGAAGgttggattggagtagggagagacttgaggttaACTAGACCAACATAAGGATTCTGCAATAATCCAGATATGAGATGATCAAGCCCTGAACTAAGAATGATGGCAGtaacagaagagagaagaaaacataatGAAGAGATGTTGTAAACATGAAATTGTTAGGCACTGACAATATATTGAATAAGGATGTGAGAAAGAGTGAAGAATCCAGAATGACTTAAAGGTTGAAAGTCTGATGGGCTGTGAGGATGGTATTGTCTTCTAaagtaataggaaaggtaaacTGGAGGAGTagttaaggggaaagtaatgagttctgttttggacataatAACTTTGAGATGTCTATTGAACATTCATTTTGGGATGTCTAAAAAGCAGttagagatgtgagattggaaaTTAGCAGAGAGATTGGAAGAGCATAGGTATATCTGGCTATCATTACTATAGAGATTGCcattaaaagtataaaaggaaaagaaaagaagacccaggggaaaaaaaacctgaaaaatacTATGGCTAGAGGATACATTCCAGGAGAAGAtccagaaaaagacagagaagtagTCAGATACATAAGAGGAGAACCAGTAGAATGGTgtcaaaaaacctagaaaataggGAGTATCAAGGAGGAGAAAGTAATCAACAATTCCAAAGGCTacagagagattaaagagaaggagcattgagaaaaagccatagatttggcaactaagagatcattcataactggagagagcagtttcGGTGGAATGATAAAGCCAGAAATCCAGCAAGGAGAGGAAGTTGAGACACTCATTGTATATGATCTTTATGAGAAGTTTATCTATGAAAGATAGAAGAactatattgttattatattctagaattgaagagaaattaaaaaggtttagaAAAGCCAGAAAGAAGAGTGGATGATGAGTAGAAAGGGATACATAAGGAAGATGTAGTAAGATTATTGTCTATTAACAGTAATGACCCAGTCGAGGTTAcctaatataaatttgtagtagacCTAGTCAGGATGGTTGCAAATTTTTCGTTGATAATGTGAACTGGATCATTCTGCTGATAGGCTGGAAACACAGTGTTAGAAACAGAGTGTTTATAAATActagttgattgattaattgattctaGACATGAAGAAGAACCTAGACAAAAtcatggagaaagaaaatagaaggtcATATCAAGGAGGCCAGATATCTTAAATACTGGGTACTATGGAGGGAACAATACATAATAAACTAGACAGTAGGTTGTTatcaattaaaaagttaattaatgAGATAGACTGAAAGCTTCTCTTTACTGACTTTCAATCCAAAGTTATTTCCCCTACACCATATTAAATCCTATGGCAGAGAAATATGATAATCAGTGCTACATAGTAAACATATTAAACACAAGATGGTAAAAGAGGTTGGATTTGGAGGAGATATGTCAGGAATACCAGTTAGAAGAATATTTCAATGATCCAGAGGAAAGTGTCTAAACAAATGTGGTGACAGTGGAGACAATagaattaatgtaaaaaatactGCAAAGATAGAATAATAGGACTAAATAATGACTTTAGTTGAAGGAGAGTGAGAATTTAAAGATATGTCTGAGTTGTCAATCTGAGAGGATCATAATACcataaatagagataaaaataataaagaggaaCATATTTTTAAGTAGGTAACAGTTGAATTGGAGACATATTGTTTACAATGTCTTACAAACAACTAGAAATGTTCTTTAAAATGTGTGAAATGCAGGGTTAGAGATGTTATTGGGATCtaatacaaattaaatatttgaGATTAATGATGTGGCAAATAAGTTGTATAATGGAGAAAATTTTGGACTTAGAGTTGAAAATACatgtgttcaaatcctaactctaacCCTTATTGGTTGTGTGATCTTAGCTGTCACTTAACaactcagcctcaatttcctcaactttaaaatgggcataataaaaaCAGGGTCACtttgaggatcaaacgagattaACTATGTAGAGTTCTTTACTAttagttactattattaatagttgctattagtatttaattacatttttatttattttgttaaatattgaccaattacatttaaaaaatttaacatccattataaaatgttgagttctgaattccctccctccagtctttcttttttcccaaacattgaaaaggcaagaaatattaTATCAAtcatatatgtgaagtcatgaaaaacatttccatattaaccatgttgcaaaaaaacaaaaagcaagaaaaataaagaaagcaaggGAAAGTATGTTTTAATCTGTACCCAGAGttaatcatttctctctctggaggtagatagcatttttcatcataggtgCTCTGGAATTCTTTTGGAgaattgtattgatcagagtagctaaatctttcacagttgatcattattaaaatattgttgtttCAATTTCCCAATTCTTCTCACTTTGCTTTACATCAACTCATATAAATTTtactaagtttttctgaaaccatcttgctctTCATTTCATATAGTACATATaatcaaataatcaaaattatttagcacaacttatttaaccattctctaattgattgacatcctttcaatttcttgttcttttcaaccacaaaaagtgctgctatgaatatttttccacatgTCAGTCCATTTCCTCATTGacttctttggggtatagacctagtagtgctattgcAAGGTAAATGGATTTATACAATTTTATACGCCTTTAGACATGTTTCCAAGTTGTTCTCGAGAATGATTGGATCTGTTCACAGCTTCACCATGAGTTCATCAGTGTGCCTATttctccacatcccctccaacatttgtccttTTAGTTACTATTAATATTggtaaaattatgaagaaaaattttaGAGGATGAAACAAAGAGTCTAGGTCAGAAATATTGGAAAACTTTTTATCTATTATGACTAGACATATTTACTAGACAAAGTAATAACCAGAGTAAATGACCTTACTGTAATTGCATTTGCCTTGGGGAGATtgacaaataattaaaactagttctccctctttttcctattaatgaatatctatgTTTATCTTGAAACATCCTTGgaataggaattaaaaaaagaaataaaagacataaaGAGATCATTCACTGACATaggagaatataaaataattctttttgggAGTAAGTACTTTGGCTAGCAAacaaggagaatcaaaagatagtcccttctctcaagttGTTCACAAATGATAACTACACTATTGGACTAATGAGTTTTATCGTGAAgctcagatgagataatttatgtaagtACAAATTATGTAAAGTACACTATAAGTCTTAAAGTAATATGTATCATTTTCAAATAACCCATTTCCTTCCTCTACTACCACAGATAGGAGAATGTCAAACAATGGTAAATACAATTTTGTCCACTGtgtgtcttcttttctccacAGTGTGTTCTCTCTGGTACTCTTCAAAACAATGGCTTCATTAAATCATTCTACAGTAACCATGTTTATCTTAGAGGGATTAACAGACCAGCCAGAGCTCCAAGTCTTCCTCTTTATCTTATTCCTGGGAATCTATGTTGTCACTGTTGTAGGAAACCTGGGCATgatcctactaattgctattggCCCTCAGCTACAGTCTCCAATGTACTACTTCCTCAGCAACCTGTCCTTTGTGGATCTCTGCTACTCCTCAGCCATTACTCCTAAACTCTTGGTAAATTTTGTAGGAGATAAAAACATCACATCCTACAATGACTGTATGACacaactttttttcttctgtttttttattgtttctgaaTGCTACATGCTAACAGCCATGGCCTACGATCGTTATGTTGCCATTTGTCGCCCACTGCTTTATAATGTCATCATGTCTCCACGTGTCTGCTCCTTTTTGGTAATGGGGGTATATACTATGGGTACCTTTACCACTCTGGTTAATACAACTTGCATGGTCAGATTGTCTTTTTGTGGTCCTAATGTTATTAAACATTATTTCTGTGACATCATACCCCTTCTGAAGCTTTCCTGCTCTAGCACCTATCTCAATGAGCTTCTTTTGATGATTATTGGTACATTCAATGTATTTTCAACAACTGTTGCCATATTCATCTCTTATGCTTTCATCCTAACCAGCATCCTTAGCATTCAGTCTGCTGAAGGAAGGTCTAAAGCCTTCAGTACCTGCAGCTCCCACCTGGCAGCTGTTGCTATCTTTTATAGCACCATTATTTTCATGTATCTTAAGCCATCATCAAAAAATAGCATGACTCAGGAGAAGGTAGCCTCGGTATTTTATACCACAGTTATCCCCATGTTGAATCCTCTAATCTACAGCCTGAGGAATAGGGATGTGAAGGATGTACTGAAGAAAATCATGAGGTGCACAATGTTTTCCAGGTCTATGTAGCaccaaataaaattaaagaaaaaaatgattttaacttttttttgtctaAGAATATAACCAATTCCCCATGAAGTGAGAATTAGCTTTGGAAAATATTGGGAAGAAAGTGAAGCCATGACTTCAGggcttttaattttcattcattcactcattaagTATTCATTAAGTAGAACTATCAAAGAAATACACTGCCATAGGTTCTAGaggcataaagaaaaaaattaatgtactTCCAAAATTGAGGAGTTTACTTTCTACTTTGAAGTTATATATACCTTcttagtgctttttttttctttcctttcatgccAACAACTCCATATCAATGCAATGTGTCCAAATTAGCCTGGTTTCCTAAAACCTCCTTACCCAAGACATTTACCTAGATCCATTCACATTTGAGAGAATTGTGGGAATTGAATGCACCATAAACAATCCATCTTGTAACTCAATCCTGTATctagttcaatttcctttttattcaattAGGAATCTAGTCCAATTTCGGCCTTCttagaaaactttattcaattataGAAATTGGGAGTGAACCTTATTGCATTATTTGAACCTTGCCCTGAGTGGTTGGAAAGCTGAATCACCTGAACCTTTTTCTTAAAGGCCCTTAACTAAGGGCCATGGTTATGTTTAACAAAAATACAGTCCGATCTAAAGACTGATGCAAggaattttctcacaattatacatctcaagcaatccatatttcttatctgaaaactggcttcATATTGATTAATCATTTATAGTTTCcttattcttttgattgaatataGACATTTTGAGGGGGGTGGTGGAGCGAGGCACCTCTTTTTCTAACATCAATAATTTGCACCCATAAGTTCTCTGCCTCCAGCCTTGGAAAGGCCCTTATCTTTCCCCAAATTAGAATTTAGATTGCCTGATATCTTGTTAATTGTTtgcttttaatgcataaaattcTATCTCCCCCAGTATTCAGTGTCCATGTCCAAGCTGAGGAGTATTGGTCCCAATTTGTTATGCAATTAACTTGCTTCCCTTAATAAATCAATGCTTACAAGCTCAgacttttgtttcctcagtctTTTTACTCAATCCACCCACCACAACTACCCTTCAGCAAAATAAACTTTTTCAATATCCCATTGCTTCAGGTCTTTGCTGCCAAGTCAGTTAGTTATCCCTCTCAAATTCCAATTTGCATACTGAAGGAGGCAGCATTATAGTAATGAAACTCTGAGAGAATTTCAAGGAGTGCTATTCTCCAGGAAATTACAACACACCTAACCTGCTTCTTCATGTTACACATGAGTGCTCAATCTTTGAATTTTAGATATTGAAGTCTATGAGGGTCACCTTTCAGGAAAAAGAACTAGCTTACCCTGTGTTTTGGAGGGAGAGCAGAACTCTGTTAGATGTTGATGCTATCACATCCTACCTCCTTGTAGCAAGGTCCTGATggtataggggtgcaaatggtgaacccctgggtttgggaaggaaaccgttctcaagaatgagaggactccaaacttagcttaaaagtaaaaggaaagatttattagtaagataggattaatggccagcaa
Protein-coding regions in this window:
- the LOC123241317 gene encoding olfactory receptor 8D1-like; the encoded protein is MASLNHSTVTMFILEGLTDQPELQVFLFILFLGIYVVTVVGNLGMILLIAIGPQLQSPMYYFLSNLSFVDLCYSSAITPKLLVNFVGDKNITSYNDCMTQLFFFCFFIVSECYMLTAMAYDRYVAICRPLLYNVIMSPRVCSFLVMGVYTMGTFTTLVNTTCMVRLSFCGPNVIKHYFCDIIPLLKLSCSSTYLNELLLMIIGTFNVFSTTVAIFISYAFILTSILSIQSAEGRSKAFSTCSSHLAAVAIFYSTIIFMYLKPSSKNSMTQEKVASVFYTTVIPMLNPLIYSLRNRDVKDSMRVTFQEKELAYPVFWRESRTLLDVDAITSYLLVARS